The genomic DNA TGCTGCATCAGCTGTGCGAATCATCGTACCAACATTACCAGGGTCTTGGATATTATCTAAAAGTAACCAACCACCTTTAAAAGAAAGCGACTGCTCTTGTTGCGTTTCCAAGGTGACAATTGCCAAAATTCCTTGTGAAGTTGGCAGCTCCGACAAGCTATTTAAAACCTCATCACTAACAAAAATTAATTTTTCTGTTTCTTGTTCAGCTAACCAAGTTCCCCATTCTTGTTGACCTCTTTGGTTAAACAAAATCCACTGAACATCGGCGTTGGCCTTCACAGCTTCTTCAACTAAATGAAATCCTTCTATTATATATTGGTTCAGTTCTTCTCGGTACTTCTTTTTGTGTAATTTTTTCCATTCTTTTAATTGGTTATTTTTCGTTGATGTAATTTCTTTCATAAGTCACCTCGCCTTTGTATTATAGCATGCTTCTAGCTTGCTTGGATACTTGCTAGAACCAAGAAAAATCGCTATCATAAAGAAAAAAGCAAAGGAAGTGTCTCTCATGGAAAAACTAAGAATGAATGTACAAGGGCGTGTCCAAGGTGTTGGCTTCCGCTACATGACCAAAATGGTGGCAGATCAATTAGGTGTCACTGGTTCAGTGAGAAACGAAGACGACGGGTCCGTTTCAATCACAGCAATTGCACCTGAAGACATAATGGAAACATTTATCAAAAAAATCAAAGATTCCCCCAGTCCAGCGGGACGTGTAACGTATGTTGATATTCAAGAAGACCCTTTGTTAGAAGAAACGGAACAATTTAAAGTAATCCAATAAACTTACTTTCTAACGATTGATTTCTTTGGGAAGAAGCCTTGAACAGCAAGTAGTTCCTGCTTTTTATTGATTTTTGTAAGAGCTTCTTTTCGATTTTGATTGAAAAAGAGCGCTGTTTCAAGTATAGTTAACCATGTAAAAATTTTTTAGAAAAGGACCGAATTACATGCGTAAATTAAACCGATGGCTTTACGGCTCTGGCTTACTATTTTTAGTAATGTTTTTATCAGGCTGTGTGAAAACAGGAGCAGATGGACAACCAACTGGTGAAGGTTTTGTCTATAACTTCCTTGTTTTACCGATGAGTAATGCAATTACTTATCTTGTCGATAACTTTAATTGGAACTATGGTTGGGCGATTATTTTTATCACCATTATTGTACGGATCATTATTTTACCGTTAGGCTTACATCAATCGAAAAAAAGCTTTATCCAAACGGAAAAAATGCAAGCAATCAAACCTCAAGTGGATGTTGCACAAGCAAAAATGAAACAAGCAAGTACGCGTGAAGAACAAATGGCCGCACAAGCAGAACTACAAAGGATTTATAAAGAAAACAATGTGAGTATGGTTGGCGGAATTGGTTGTTTGCCTTTATTAATTCAAATGCCTATTTTCTCTTCTCTGTTCTTTGCTGCTCGTTATACAAAAGGTATTGCCACGGCAAGCTTCTTAGGAATGAATTTAGGGCAACCAAATATGATTTTAGTGGCATTAGCTGGTTTAGCCTATTTAGCTCAAGGTTATATTTCAATGATTGGTATTCCTGAAGAACAAAAGAAAACAATGAAATCAATGCTGATTGTTTCACCATTAATGATTGTTTTCATGTCCTTTAGCTCACCTGCAGGCGTAGCGCTTTACTGGGTAGTTGGTGGTATTTTCACATGTATTCAATCTGCCATCACAAATATCCTCTTACGTCCAAGAATTAAAAAACAAGTACAAGAAGAATTGAAAAATAACCCACCAAAACAAGTGGTTACTCCTATTAAGGATGTGACACCAAAAGAAACAAACAAAGTAACGCAAAAAACGAACCAACCAAAAGCAAACGGCAATAACGGTCGCAATGCTGGAAAACAAAAACGTAAATAAAAAAAGGATCGCCTCTAAACGGCGATCCTTTTTTTACTTCAATTCTTTCCCAGTCATCTCTTCAATAGTTCGAATAGACTTTGGACCAAAGCCATGCAACGAAAGTAACGCTTTTCGGCCTCGTGCGTAGAGTTCATCCACACTGTCGATTTTTTCATTCGTTAGTGCACGAACAGCTGGCTTTGATAATTGTGTTAAAATTTGTTCAAACGTTGTTTCAGACATGCTGTCGGTTCCTCCTTAGCGGTCGAAAAACAGCGCTTTTTATTTTACAATTAATAAATCTAAGCTAGCAATTGATAACGCCATTTTAGCAATTTGCATTAATTGTTTTAATCGGTTTTGTTTGACTTTTTCATCCTCAACCATAACCATCGTTTCATTGAAGTACGCATCAATTAACGGACGTAGATTTACTAGTGCTTCATAGTTTTCTGCAATCGTGCGTGTCGCAAATGCTTCAGATAAATCGTTAACCGCTTGATACAGTTCTTTTTCTGCCTTATTTTCAAACAGACTTGGATCAATCCCTTCTTCAGTATCACCTAAAAGTTCTTGACCTTTTTTCGCTAAATTAATAACACGCGTTAAGGCTTCCATTGATGGTTTAAAATCTTGATCTTCAAAACGGCTTTTTAAAATATTTGCTGAAGCAAATAATTTCGATAAATCGGCTTGCTCAGCAGACACCACTGCATCGATAATGTCATGGCGAACATTTTTCGTCATTAATAATTGACGTAAGCGAGCTTTCACAAATTCAACGACTTCTGCTTGTCCTTCGTTTAGTAAAACGCCATATTTCTCAACATCTTGATTCACTGCTTCATCAACTTCTGTTTGTAATTGGACTAATGGGAAGGTCCAGCCTTTATCTTCAATAATTCGGATAACGCCATAGGTTTGACGACGAAGTGCATAAGGATCGTTAGAACCTGTTGGAATCATACCAACTGAGAAGAATGAAAAGACGCTGTCAAGCTTATCGGCTAAGGCCAAAACAGCCCCGATTGCTGTTTCTGGCAATTCACCTTCACTGGAAGTTGGTAGATAATGTTCTCGAATCGCCGTTGCTACGGCTGGTTTTTCGCCTTGTAATAAGGCATATTTTTCTCCCATAATTCCTTGTAATTCTGGGAATTCACCAACCATATTTGTTACTAAGTCAAATTTATAAATTTCAGAGG from Enterococcus faecalis includes the following:
- a CDS encoding TrmH family RNA methyltransferase, which gives rise to MKEITSTKNNQLKEWKKLHKKKYREELNQYIIEGFHLVEEAVKANADVQWILFNQRGQQEWGTWLAEQETEKLIFVSDEVLNSLSELPTSQGILAIVTLETQQEQSLSFKGGWLLLDNIQDPGNVGTMIRTADAAGLAGVILGKGTADIYNTKVLRSMQGSHYHLPVLQRELTEVVQAFKKQGLPVFGTELNEAAIAYYEQEAVENYALILGNEGSGVSPELLAETTKNLYIPMKGQAESLNVAIAAGVLMFYFENNQ
- a CDS encoding acylphosphatase, producing MEKLRMNVQGRVQGVGFRYMTKMVADQLGVTGSVRNEDDGSVSITAIAPEDIMETFIKKIKDSPSPAGRVTYVDIQEDPLLEETEQFKVIQ
- the yidC gene encoding membrane protein insertase YidC, which codes for MRKLNRWLYGSGLLFLVMFLSGCVKTGADGQPTGEGFVYNFLVLPMSNAITYLVDNFNWNYGWAIIFITIIVRIIILPLGLHQSKKSFIQTEKMQAIKPQVDVAQAKMKQASTREEQMAAQAELQRIYKENNVSMVGGIGCLPLLIQMPIFSSLFFAARYTKGIATASFLGMNLGQPNMILVALAGLAYLAQGYISMIGIPEEQKKTMKSMLIVSPLMIVFMSFSSPAGVALYWVVGGIFTCIQSAITNILLRPRIKKQVQEELKNNPPKQVVTPIKDVTPKETNKVTQKTNQPKANGNNGRNAGKQKRK
- a CDS encoding DNA-directed RNA polymerase subunit alpha C-terminal domain-containing protein; protein product: MSETTFEQILTQLSKPAVRALTNEKIDSVDELYARGRKALLSLHGFGPKSIRTIEEMTGKELK